Genomic window (Lycium barbarum isolate Lr01 chromosome 2, ASM1917538v2, whole genome shotgun sequence):
TCCCATCTACTAGTAGAAATGCAACTTAAGGTCACGGGTATGAGGTACTATCTCATCAAAAATGTCCTCTTAAGGTCACGCGTATATCTTTAAAAATGTCCTCTTAAGGTCACGGGTATCTTATTAAAAATGTTTTCTTAGCATTTGAATCTGTATAGGTTAAAATAGTAAATACAGAATTTatgtaaaataataattaaatactaCATTCATAATATGCTAAAGAATACGGAGTATATTAATGTACAATTATACATGATGTTGTAAAAACTGTTTATTTAATGTATGTAGTATAATGGTCGTTGCTCACGCTTGGCTGTGATGGTAGTGTAATAGAGGTCGGTGATGCCAGTAGTTGATAGCGAAGTATTGGCTGGTGGTTGATCGCAGTAACTAGTAATGGAAGTGGTTGACAATGATAGTTGTTAGATAAAAGGTGGTAGTTATTGGTGGAGGTGACTGGTGATTGCGATTGTGGTTGTGGAGTGATGGCTGGCATCATATATCTACAGATAcaggtgtgtttggtacgaagaATAATGTTTTTCAcgaaaaataattttcaaaacaATAAGCGattttctcacttttttttttttggtgtttggCATGTACGTAGAAAATTCTCCCAAAAACACTTGTATATAACCAAGTCGGACACTACGAGGGTTGGATAAGGTGTGAGAGTGGTGAGGGTGGATCTATGGGGGGTGGGGGTAAGGTATGGTGTATTGGAAGGTAAAGTGGAGACAATTAGTGTGAAATGTCCCTTGTTTTCCCTTTCATTAGAGAAACTTATTTTCCTAGAGTGTATATTTTACAAAAAAATTGACCAACTATGAAAAGATTgaatatataccacacacccataATGCCAAAAGGTAGAACTTTGTGGATAATGAACGAACCACTTGGCAGAGAGTATTAAGAATTGAGAATAATCTATCAAAAAGGAGAAAAAGTGCAGGGAAAGAGAGTCAAAGCCAAAGCAACTGATATGCTACAGCAGCAGCTAGGATTGCCCTTattctataataacttcacaaTTTCAATCAACATATGGTTCTGTGTAGTTATAATGAGACATCACAAGGAAAAAACTATCGCGCCCCTAAACAATTCCCATTTGCACTGTGCCTCAAATGTGTAATTACATAGCCCTATGTACTCCTTACGGCTACATAGGAGTGTTCTGGTTGGTCCTTTGCAGAACCATTCCTTTTCTTCTCTTCTTGCTCTCTCTTGCTTTTCTGACTGTCCAAAATTTCGTTTCCGCCCTTCTGTGTGAAATGTATGTTGTTTAATAATATGATCCAACAAAACAAATTAGTATTATCATCTACAACCTTGAGATCCCCACCAACTTTTAGCTTGCTTGTCTTCTTGAAAATGGTTTCTGGCAAATTAGTAGCTTCTCATCACTGCTTTCTACCTCTACAACTCTCGCGTCCCATTTCAACCGTGCTGCATGAGCCCTTGCTAACTCAATAAGAGGGACAGTATCACGTATAATCACCCAGCCCTGCAACATGCAAATAGCAGTTAGCAAAAGTGACAAAGAGAAGCTCAGTCAAGAGATAACAGCTAGCTGAAATGAGCATGCATGCACAAGGGTGTGTTGATGTTACTCAGCATTCAGGTATATTAACAATGGCTGAAAGTGGGTGTCGGGGTTTTGGCATACAAGATCAAAGGGTAAATGGCATGTTGAGGTAGAAATAATAGATATCTCATAAGTAGGGCATCGTGTTCAGGTCGCAAAACGCGAATATAAACCATAATAACCTGTACGACCTCATTCTAAGTAGTGGGAGGAAAAAAAGGATGCTTATAAAAAAGGATCTTTACACAAATAACCGCCCGGATTCTTTGTTTGCCTTTCCTAATGCACtgattatacatatattatgtattatacaTGGATTATACGTATATTATACAACCGCTGGCTATTTATAGTTTAAACGGGGTTGGGCAAACGGCTATTTAGGTTAATTCTTCTATTAAAATAAGGGACGAGGGAAAAAACTAGTGATATGAAAAGGGTAaactaagaaagaaagaaatatagAGCTATTTGGGGGGCACTATATGATGGAGCACCAGACCACATGCTACTTATGGAGCCCACTTCAGTGCCCCTCTAGCTAAGAAAAGGACTTGTCAGTGTAGGATACACTAATGGAAGTGGAGAGCAGAAAAATCAAAAACTCCTTTTGCAACCCAAATCCCACTAAGACTTTAAAAACCTCTGATACTGAGACACTTTGGTTGCTTGTAAAAGTAAGTGGATGAATCATAATAGAGCTATCTTAATTGTAATCTTATTGCACCATTATAGCCATTAGAGCTTGAAAAGTCACTACTTGTTGACTATCAAGAAGTCCATCTAACTGCTGCATGATTACAAAATGAGGACTAGCAAAGTATAGAAACAAATATACATACCTCTGGACGAAGAACACGGTCTATCTCAATAAACAGATCAAACATCGGACATCTGCTATGTTGGCCAAATTCCAGTGACAGAAGTCCATTAGCATGCACCAGATCATAAGTTCTAGGATATGTTGGAAATGCCTCACACCTGCAAAGGAAATAGCAAGCAAGATTAGTCACATAatccaccccaaaaaaaaaaaaaaaaaacaaatacaaAGAAGTCGCTTTGATGAAGTTTATGAATCAAGATGAACTGATTTTATGTGACATTCAACCAAACTTTCATTTTATAAGTCAAAAATCTGCTGAAAACCAAGTTGATGTCAAAAAACTGAGAAGTTTGTTGATGTATATGAACACGAGTCATCTAAAAGCATGTATCATTCTCGCCAACTATATATACAATGTGGTATTCTCTCTTAACACCAGAAATAGAAGTGGAAAAAAGAGTATTTTCCTGCTTTCTACATCATTTTACTGTTTTgaaacaatattcatatagacAGAATTTCCCCTGAAACTTGAAACAATATAACTCCAAGTAGAGAAAAAGCTATGTCGCAAGCGCTGTCCACCTGCAATTCTTTGAAGACTAAGTATTTTAGCCTCCAAATTACACATGTGGTCATAGAAAAGACATTTTTAGCAAGCATGAAGTGCATGACAATGCTGTCTAATTAACTACCACCTCATTAACTCCCCACCCGATTTTGTATCTTCGGCAGTTACTAAATATACCCAAAACCAAAACTAACTAGCACCATGTTTTTAATTGTCAAGCACAAACCAGTACCTACAAGTTCCTTTGAGTGGATAAAATAGAACTCCCAAGAAGTTAAAAAAGTCCCAGAGTTTAGACTGGCAAACATGTTACTCAGTTATCAGTACTTTGTTCTTTATTATGATACATGCTCCCTCTTCATCTCAATCACAAAAAGTGAGTTACTATTAATTAGCATAAACCTTCTCCAAATTTTAAGCGTCTAAAAAAAGCTAAAAGATTACTTTCATGTAAGTAGGGGCAAAGAAACTTCGCAGAAGATGGTGCCTTGGTGAAGGAAACCTAGTCATTGAACCTAGTTACGACTGAATAGATCGTGCAACCAACGACTAGTGAAAAATGGTAACAACTATAAGGGAATGCTCAATGTTGAAAGGAATGGATGAATGTCGGCTTAATAGTGATATGGTAGTTCAAGTTCGAGATAGTATTGGTCAACCAAATAATATGACTTGTGAGTTGTGAGGTACAACAATTATTAGGAATCATTAGAGTTAAGGGCGATCAGAAGCTATCATCCAAATTCAATTTACTGACAGATTTATGCATCTAGCATTCTCTATATCATATAAACTAGCAAATGTTGCATGTATTAAGAGTTGATATTTATCAAGTGCATTTCTTcactagagaaagagagaaaatttACCAATCATGCAACACACCAACAAATCCCCTGTCGAGAATTAGGGGAAGATAGTTAGGCCCACTGGTGGGAATCACATTCATGACCCACGCCGACTTTTTAGCATCCAGTAGAGCAGCATTTAGACCACCAAAATGGGCATTCATGTCCAACACATTTCTAAGCATATTATAGGGAGGAGAAGGGTCATCATCACCAGGTCGCTTTGGGTGATCGGAAAATATTAAAGGTGAAAGAAGTGACCAATAATTGTTAACTGCTGAATTCCAGTTAAGGGAATCCTCAGCAAGAGCTTCAGATGGCAAACCTAATAACACAAAGAGCGCTATCATTAGATGTTCAGAGGAAAATAAAATAACAACATGTAACAGAGTGCTACACATTTAAAACTTTTGAAAAGGAGGATAGCCCATTAGTCATTACCATGAATCTTAAGTTCGCTGGAGTTCAATTTTGCCCTAGAAGGCCATTTTGTCCTTTCTTCAATAGGAATCCACCGGCGGCTTTGAGTTCCAGCAATGCATGCTTGTAGTGGTCGATAATAGGGGGATTCAATGTCCTGTCCTTTACTGCAAAGAGAAGGCCCAACACCTGGTCTCCTGTAAATGGAAGCAACTCTTCTTAGTCACACAAACGTTGCTCACATGTACTATTGCGGGTCAGGAAACGATAAATCAAAATGAAGATTTGTGGACGAGGTCTGCACACCTTGCAACGTAACATTTCTTTAAACTTGTCTTTTTCCATACAACAGTTTCGTCTTGTTGTGCCAACAGCTCCCAGCACATACTTTCAGCAAAATTCCGGACAAAGTTCCATTTTTTCAGGTTCTTTTTGTTGCGGACTGAGCGCTGAGTATTCGTAACAGTTGAAGTCCAGACAAAATATCCACCAGGCCTTAATAATCGATCAACTTCAACAAGAAGAATACCGTCTGCACCAGAATTCATATTTTATTAAGGTAACAAATAAATATGAAAGATTTACATTTTACATTAGTTATAGAAGTAGATTCGAGAGCCAAAACAGCATTATAATAATGGTGAACTTACGAAAAGCGACGCAGTGCGAAGAAACTTTATGAAGCTACTAACTAGTACAGTGCAGAATCACAGAGACTCTAAATGGTTTGCTCACACGTAATAGCAGTTCCTAAAAGGAAAGAGAAGTGTTGCACCCAAGGTTATGGACTGGTGGTTAATGAAGTGGGAGAAGAACCATGAGGTCTCGAGTTCAAATCCCAGCCGAGgcaaaaaacactaggtgatttcaaTTCTTCCCATCAACCTACGCCTTGGCCGCAGACTTACATGGTGTCTGTGTTGGCAGGTAGCACGTACATAGTGGAATAGTCGAGGTACACGCAAGTTGATCCGGACACCACAGTCATAAAAAAGAAACAACCACTTAAGAGGAAGCACCAAAggcaagcccccccccccccccccccccccccccccaagattCATTAGTGATGTAACATTAGAAAGAATCATATAAACTTGATTCTTCCTGAACTTTTGTTACAAATAGCAGTATGAGAAATATACTGGACATCAAGATTACTTTTTAAATAGCCGATGCCTATTAACTTTTGTCAGATCCCTTTTCTTCAGGGGAGGAGCAGGGAAACCAAATAGAAATCTGTATTTGAACAATTAAGGTGTGATTTTTGAAGGTTGAAGGGATTGGCTTTGGAACTGCATCACAACTTATGTAAATAATATAAGTATAGGAGCCTAATCCAGTTGAGAAAACATTATTTGTCAAGTTTTCACTTATTTCAATTACAAATCCTCTGATGCATTTATAGAAACTTCTTCTATGTTCCTAATGGCATGCATGAATTATGAAACATCACTCGCTTACCAATTTATATCAAAGTGAGACCTAAATGAGGTTCTAACCACACTTTGAACTCTACTATTAAACAGGCGCTATCCGAAATTATCCTGATAACAAGAATTAAGGATATTAACAAAGTACATATTTATGTATGCATCTTAAACAAAAATGGTAAATTACTGAAATTGTCATTTTCTCCAACTGGCTTATGAAGAGTACCTTTCTGATCCCAGTCAACATGACATTCTGCACAATGTATCATATCGAAGGAAAGAGATGGATAAGGCAACTGCTTCGAATTAAATGATCCAATCATTGCGGGAAGACCTCTTTCAAGTGTTAGCTGAACTTGACTGCCTGAAGCTTCATAATTTGCAACACACATGGTCAATAATTGGCTAGAAAAGAGATGTGCCCCAAAACTGCCATAACCACATCCAATATCCAAGATAGTTCGGACCTGAAAAGGAAGCAGGAGTATCAAGTAGTTAGAGTTTGGTGCAACTTTAATGGCACCAGACAAAAAGGAAAATAGAAGTAATATTTCCAAATGTGACAGAAAGCAGTCCTTCAAGAGCCGAAGAGAAATTTAAATGAAAATTCAATATGAGAACAAATGATGGAGAAAAATGAAGGATTTCATAACAAACTACATGAATAAGATCTAGATGTTGTAGAAGCTTTCTTTACGACTAGAGCGAAACTATACGAAAATAAATATAAGTATACTGTCCAGATATGTATGTGGTAAGCAAAGCAAGGGAAGCCATTGTTCACTGGTCAATGGAATTTTAGCACAGGATAGTTTTTTTTAAATCAAGTAGCACAATATGATAAGGAATTCTGAATAAAAGGATGAACCAGAAACCAGGCCCAACCATTAGAATCCACTTACTCCAGCTTGTACAAAGTTTGATTCATTTCGTAGCCCAATCATTTCTGCTATTTGATGTGAGTAGTCTTCAATGCTGTCAAACATGGCAGAGTCTGAACGAAAGGAAATCTGCTCTTCCTCCAACATCATCAACCTATCATTGCATGAAATGAGGAGAAAAATAAGCACAAGAGCAGATAATACAATCATAGTTAAGCAAGAAAAAGACTACCATTTTGCACTCACCTTTTTGTCAAACTGCCAGAGGAGAGTACCTCTTGTGCAGTAATATTAACATTTGCATGCCAAATGACGTCCCTACCAGTAGGCCACCTAAGAGGAATCTTGTAATTAACAGAGGGAAGTACCAAGCAATTCTGTCTTGAACCAGGTCCACAGTAGCGGTCAACCTCCTGACCCTTAGTAAGGCCCAAATCAAGATTTTCCGACACATTGAAACATGGAACAAAGTTCTCAGATTCAGGAGGACAGTATTCGATATCCTTCACATTTGTTGCACCAAGAGAGAGCTTTCCTATGTCCCTCAAATCCGACACTACTTGCTCCTGAAGCTTCCTGTATCCATGGTATATTTGACCTCTTGATGAGGAGGTTATCGACATTGTCCACCAAAAGGATCCGGTAAGAGCAAGAACTATTATGACAACTAAACTCAGCCTGATCAAAAGCAAAGCGTACTTAAGTCGATTACGGCCTGTTCCAGGGCTAAATGGATCAGAAAGTAAGCCATTTTCACCCAAACTATGTTTTGAAGGAGAATTATCTGGAAACAGAATCCGGAAAAGGAATTTTGTAGACAAATAAGGCTGATCACTAGCTGAGCGATTTCGCTCCAAATCTTCCTTTTCTATTTTATCTTTCATCTGAGAGTCATCCCAGAAATCAGGACCATTAACTGATAACCTCCCCACACCTGAACCTCTATGGAGTGGCCTTGCCATGTTCCAACCTGATAAACCCCAAGCAGAACAAATTACAAAAGATATACCAAGAACAAAACTTTATATACTTAAATAAACAATAACATGAATAAATAAACTCCATCTCTAGGAACAAGATCAAATCACGTTTTTCCAACTAGATCAAGGGACCCCCAAATGAACTTCACAACAGTATCATTAACATAACAATCAAATGTTACAATCCACCTAGTGATGTTCAGGAAACAGTTGAAACAAAAGCAGATACATTAAACTAAACAATAAACAAAGCCAGTATAGGTGTGTGTTCTTTCCTTATCAACCAAGTAAAAGCCGAGATTTAGTTGAGTAAAAATGGAAGTAAAGTCAGTTCAGTATACTACACAAGcacataaacaaaaaaaaaatttaaaaaaaaaaaaaaaaaaacaccaccCCATTTCCTATTTTAGATCAATTCAATAAGTAGAAGACAAAAATGGAATCTTTTTCCAAAACCCACCAAGAAAAAAAAACCCAGAAACCACAGACCAAAGTAGTAGTAATTTACAAAAAAAGAAAGGTTTTGAATACCTCAATGACAAAAATAGATGAAGCCCAGTTTCTTAATAGCAAAAAAGCCTTCAACTTTCACAAAATTTCCCACAAATCAAGAATTGTCTTCTTCTACCTGAATTTCAGCTCCCACTCTCACATTCAAACAAATTCAAGAATTGGCTTTAAATTGTGTATacatatagagagagagagaaataaaaatatatatagagAAAAAGGGTATATTGAGAATATAATGTAGTTGAAGTAGGGATCCAATCACTACAGTTTTGCTCACCcgtgaaaaagagagaaaaaaaaaaaaacactctttCAATCTACTCTTTCTTGCAAATGAGTCTAAAAAAACAGTGTAAATAAACATGTAGACATATAACCAATAAATTAtactaataaaataattaattttttaattaataaaataattaataaattatactaataaaataattaattttttaattaataaaataattaatgaagAAGCTGCGTGTTCTCCAATAGGCATACACATTTCAACAGAGTAGTTAAGGGAGAGAGAGATTAGTAGTACTAATAATGACACAAGGTCAAGGAGAGTAAGTATTAAGTAGCTAGAGTTCAAACACAACTGTAATCCTTAACCATTTAAAGATTTGTAGAAAGTGACACAAGAAAGAAGGAACCGACTTTATTGCACATCACTCACTTACTCGTCATCCTTATTCGAAGATCAATTATTATCCCTTAATATTATTAGTATGAGTTTTATGAAGTACTCACTTCGTTCACTTGTTCACTgttttaaaaatagatttttattttatttgtccactttcacatatcaagagaaaaataatttatttttcttgttttactcttaatattaattactcattccaaattatttttcaatttcaCTAAGAAATCTTACACCGattaatatggatattatgataaaatatctatatcatttattatttcttaaaaggTGTGCAAAATCcataatggacaagtaaaagtggacggaAGGAGTGATTATATTTAAATTCTTGTTAATAATTAATGCTTCTCGATCccattttaattgttgtttttgCTCTTTTCACATccattaacaaaaaaaaattactaagaGATAGTTGTGGGATTACACTTAAgagtgttgttgttattattagaTGTTTTTTAAAAATTAAGCAACATTAAAAGGActacttggaataattagaaacACTTACTAATATTGGTCTTAAATTTCCAAAATAGCACTTTATTTTGAGCTAATTATTTTAAGCTAAAGCGTCAGTTAAAATGAGATAGAGGGAGTAATATGTAAAATGTTAAAACTGGTAACTAATCTGCAATACAGATTAAATTACACTTATAATATGTAAAGTCGTATAATTTGTATCCTATAATTAATTGATGTATCTCTTTCAGAGGACTTTTGGGAGTGTGAGAATTTAATAGTAGATCTGGATTTTGATAACAACTTGCGGCGGATTTGCAGCGCCCTATTATCTTTACTTACccatccgtttttttttttttttaattttataatttaTGCATAGATAACATGGAAGTAGCCGAGTAGAATTGACCAATTGGATACAGTAGTATTTAAAAATCATATGACATTAATTGGTAAAATTTTCACCATAAAAGAAAAAACTACTATAAGGAGTCTTAAGTTGTGGTCCAGTTTTAATGCCTACCTATTTGAGTTTGTTGTCCATTACGGTTGTTTTGTTATACGGAACACATCTTTGCCCACTAGATAATTAAATGATTAaaactttctaatttttttttatgacatgagAACCCGCAGtcgctaccctttgggtgcgcatAGGGTAAactcagctcctgtgcaatagctcgcaaaccccacaggagaggtaacccgcactaggcaagcctcgTGCGAcaagctcgacccagaaggcaaatcttCTGCTGTCGTTGGCAGGggatttcgaacctgagacctccattatgaaagcctcaTGCTTAACCAAGTGAGCTACCCTTGCGGGTAAAACTTTCtaattttcaaaagttaaatcATCTAATAGTACTTTTATAATGAAATatttaattctattttttttccATAAAGATAGTGGTACTTCTTTTGTCCCGATTTATGCAGCGCTCtttgaatttcgagagtcaaactttttAATTTTAATCATAAATTTGAACAaagaatctttaaattttttgaaataaaattcacATATTTGGAATAAAATTCATGTATTTGGTACTATGTAAAAATTACTACTacgtcacaataattaacaatccaaaatatttaaaagacatatcaAAATATTGCAGCTAAAGCAAACCTCGTTTAATTCTCAAAACTTGAAATGTGgaacataaattgggatggacaAATAGCAAGGATGATTAATATCCTTCCACAGTTAATTAGAGATTTTGACTTCGAATTTTAAGATTAAAAAACTTATCGATAAAAAATACTTTACCTCCTTCAGTGAATTTATTCGGTAAGCATATGAGTTAGTCGACATTGGTAAATGTAGCTAGCTAGTATATGAAAACAGGATTAGAGATGGAGATGGAGGGAGGCACATTAGGCTCCACACAATAATGTGAAATTCGAGAAGATAATAAATAACGGCAGACACTTTTTAGTAAATACAAATTCCTATCCTTTGACAGGTAGGCAGATCAAAAATCTTGTACTATAAAAATTTGCACTTTAACTACTGCTAGTCTGCTATTTATTCCTGTACAACTATATCCGTGAATCCTAGCCGCGCTTGTCTGGCTCTTTTGTATCTTTCTCACTTTGGATATACTCCACCGTCTCATATTCCttgattatttttctttttcacgCCTCTtgaaaaattataaataaaatatgtgttttattattttattcatatctctctccaataaatatatTCTAATTAATATTGATTATGttcaagaacatttaatactGAGGATAATATgggaaaaaattaattaattttatcttagttttgtaaatgaacaagtaatttgagacatacatttttagtaatgtggccaagtaatatgggacggagggagtatttcacTATGTATAAATTATGATTTCATTTCACcccaaaaaaataaagaagaaaattgATGGATTTTGGATATGTTTGGTGCTTGAGTTATGATTTCATATCAACCCCAAAAAGGTACCAAGAAGAAAATTAATGTAGTATGTATACCGTTCATTGGATACGACTAGTTTAGCAAATGTTATTTATCGTACTATAATCTATGTATAAACATATGCGTAACTCAATCACAAACAAAATGACCTCAAGTACATGTACGAGGTAATGGACTAGTGGTTGAGTTTCGGTCAGATAATTATTATATTTATGAACAAATCACGATTTTCAATTAGGAAGTTAGTTTTCAGATTAGGAGATCTTTATATTTGAAGGGAATGATTGATACGTTAGTGAACTGAATTATATAAAGGCGGATTCAAAGTTTAAATTTATGAATTAGTATAGCAATCTCAAATTAATATGCAAAGTAACTGAGTcacaatcatatatatatttacttgtCTTTTGTGAACCTATAAATTACATAGTAGATTCATCTACGTGAAATTACACAGTTAAACAATTAAGGCATTTAAATTAAAAGAGTAAAGCAGGAACCAGTGTATTAGAAAAATGGTTCTTTCATTCACAAGATTGTCTATTGTCGTACTTAATCACTGCTAGTAACTATGTACTAAGCAATAAGAAAATTCTCTTTTAAAATGACAGATAGAATCACGTATGATTTACGATGGAATTAGTTCAAATTTGATTGGCcgacaaagttctccaaatctaTGCTAGGACCGGTCcataagtttcctctaattgaggGAATAATGAAGAAAAGGAAACATaagaaaaagtgaaaaactttTGTTGtcgtttcaacaaaataaaacaacAATGGAGATTGTTCAAGGTAGAGTACCAGCAGAGTTACTAGTAGTACTTTATATTGTAGAGATACAATAATTTTTACAATAAATATTACtatgtcttttttctttttctctatgcGAGCCACTCACCTTGCCTTCAAAATGTTAAAAGAAAAACTTGAATTAAGACAGTCATGTTCCTGTGATGATTAGTATGAAAACCCGTAATTTTCCTTAAAAGACAACTAGTATTGAAGTGAAATGGACACTAATAACACGAAAATGAATTCAAATTGTTTATAGTTGATATGATCTGACATCTGATCttaattaatttgagattaagtCGTAGTTGATTATTTAATTGAGTAAGTATATTCTATAGAAAGTATGCGGATAAAGAATTCATAAAATTATCTATGAAAGAATAAGCCCCAAAAGAAACGAGGAAATTTTTGAAAATGCAACAAAATTATTTGTGGCATTATATTAATGGGAAAAAGGAGGAAGAAAAACAAGAGAGGGTATACGATCTCAAGTGTCAAGGGCATGGACCATTGTGGTTGTACTTATATTTATGGACCGACTCAATGGTGGTCGCAACAACTCTGATTGCCAATCAAATGAAGTCCCTAGATCATTTGAATGCTATTACGTCTCCATTGAAGACGTAAAAGATATCACATCAGATTCCGAATGCTagttactattactattactttactactattaagaagcaccggttggtgctcctttttcgtcgtccgttgtgaacccccataaaaaaaataaaaaaaaaattgaccccatattaaacaggctcataaaaataaaaaataaaaattgtaaaaaataaattgtgggccttatatatattaaacaacaactaatatgaaaaaaaaaaattgtgggcccatattaaacaccatccagtattaaaaaaaaaaaaagtggaacccactacatccaaactcacgggaaaaaaaaagtggaccccgtattaacaaaatcaagcaatattgaaaaaaaaatgaatcccatatttaaaaaacaaacaatgttaaaaaaaaatgtgggccccatattaaacaccatgcgtattcgtagcaaacagtaatataataaagttttaaatacgaagcacaaactataatgt
Coding sequences:
- the LOC132627525 gene encoding probable pectin methyltransferase QUA2, producing the protein MARPLHRGSGVGRLSVNGPDFWDDSQMKDKIEKEDLERNRSASDQPYLSTKFLFRILFPDNSPSKHSLGENGLLSDPFSPGTGRNRLKYALLLIRLSLVVIIVLALTGSFWWTMSITSSSRGQIYHGYRKLQEQVVSDLRDIGKLSLGATNVKDIEYCPPESENFVPCFNVSENLDLGLTKGQEVDRYCGPGSRQNCLVLPSVNYKIPLRWPTGRDVIWHANVNITAQEVLSSGSLTKRLMMLEEEQISFRSDSAMFDSIEDYSHQIAEMIGLRNESNFVQAGVRTILDIGCGYGSFGAHLFSSQLLTMCVANYEASGSQVQLTLERGLPAMIGSFNSKQLPYPSLSFDMIHCAECHVDWDQKDGILLVEVDRLLRPGGYFVWTSTVTNTQRSVRNKKNLKKWNFVRNFAESMCWELLAQQDETVVWKKTSLKKCYVARRPGVGPSLCSKGQDIESPYYRPLQACIAGTQSRRWIPIEERTKWPSRAKLNSSELKIHGLPSEALAEDSLNWNSAVNNYWSLLSPLIFSDHPKRPGDDDPSPPYNMLRNVLDMNAHFGGLNAALLDAKKSAWVMNVIPTSGPNYLPLILDRGFVGVLHDWCEAFPTYPRTYDLVHANGLLSLEFGQHSRCPMFDLFIEIDRVLRPEGWVIIRDTVPLIELARAHAARLKWDARVVEVESSDEKLLICQKPFSRRQAS